The following are from one region of the Mannheimia granulomatis genome:
- the dctM gene encoding C4-dicarboxylate TRAP transporter large permease protein DctM: MTILVLFSLLFVLMFLGVPIAISLGLSGAVTIMFFSQDSVSSLAIKLFETSEHYTLLAIPFFLLAGAFMTTGGVAKRLIDFANATVGHIRGGLAIAAVLSCMLFAALSGSSPATVAAVGSIAIAGMVRSGYPVGFGTGIICNAGTLGILIPPSVVMVVYAASTETSVGKLFMAGVVPGILLGVVLMVAIYIVARIKNLPAQPCATVKEWFTAARKAIWGLLLMVIILGGIYSGIFTPTEAAAVAAVYSWFVAVFIYKDVKLRDCPKVLLESAKLSVMLMFIIANAMLFAHVLTTEQIPQLITATVVEWNLQPWTFLIVVNIVLLIAGAFMEPSAIILILAPILFPIAVQLGIDPIHLGIIMVVNMEIGLITPPIGLNLFVASAVSKMPLADVVKAAMPWLMLLLGFLVLITYIPAISLALPNWIGIN, encoded by the coding sequence ATGACCATTTTAGTATTATTTAGCCTGCTGTTCGTCTTGATGTTCCTTGGCGTGCCGATTGCGATTTCACTTGGTCTTTCAGGCGCAGTTACTATTATGTTTTTCAGCCAAGACTCAGTGAGTTCGTTGGCAATCAAACTGTTTGAAACCTCTGAACACTATACGCTCTTGGCGATTCCGTTCTTCTTGCTTGCCGGAGCATTTATGACCACCGGTGGCGTGGCAAAACGTTTGATCGATTTTGCTAATGCGACTGTCGGCCATATTCGTGGCGGTTTAGCGATTGCGGCGGTACTTTCCTGTATGTTATTTGCTGCCCTTTCCGGCTCAAGCCCGGCAACGGTGGCAGCAGTCGGCTCGATTGCGATTGCCGGAATGGTTCGTTCGGGCTATCCGGTCGGCTTCGGCACAGGGATTATCTGTAACGCAGGGACGCTCGGCATCTTAATTCCGCCGTCTGTGGTCATGGTGGTTTACGCCGCTTCAACTGAAACCTCTGTCGGTAAACTATTTATGGCAGGCGTTGTACCGGGCATTCTGCTTGGTGTGGTGTTAATGGTGGCTATCTACATCGTAGCCCGCATTAAAAACCTGCCGGCACAACCTTGTGCAACGGTGAAAGAGTGGTTCACGGCAGCCCGCAAAGCGATTTGGGGCTTGCTGTTAATGGTGATCATTTTAGGCGGTATTTACAGCGGTATCTTCACCCCAACCGAAGCAGCAGCAGTGGCAGCAGTCTATTCGTGGTTTGTGGCAGTCTTTATCTATAAAGACGTAAAACTGCGTGACTGTCCGAAAGTGTTACTTGAATCAGCGAAACTGAGCGTGATGTTAATGTTCATCATCGCTAATGCAATGCTGTTCGCCCACGTTTTAACGACTGAGCAAATTCCACAGTTAATTACCGCGACAGTCGTGGAATGGAACTTACAGCCGTGGACGTTCCTGATTGTGGTGAATATCGTGTTGTTAATTGCCGGTGCCTTTATGGAACCATCTGCGATTATCTTAATTCTCGCACCAATCCTGTTCCCGATTGCGGTACAACTCGGCATTGATCCGATTCATCTCGGTATCATTATGGTGGTGAATATGGAAATCGGCTTGATTACCCCACCGATTGGCTTGAACCTGTTTGTTGCCTCTGCGGTCTCAAAAATGCCGTTAGCAGATGTAGTGAAAGCCGCAATGCCGTGGTTGATGTTATTGCTGGGCTTCTTGGTATTGATTACCTACATTCCGGCGATTTCGTTGGCATTACCGAATTGGATTGGAATTAATTAA
- the menH gene encoding 2-succinyl-6-hydroxy-2,4-cyclohexadiene-1-carboxylate synthase has protein sequence MLSFQWHAECGTPVVFLHGLLGSKQDWQALLSHLQNFTEIRPLTIDLPFHGLSEQINCTDFAELRTQLHTTFETVIGSEPFYLVGYSLGGRAALDYMLNIDNPNLVGAILEGTNIGLDSEADSQIRWQNDCRWANRFRQEPIENVLQDWYQQPVFADLTESDRAIYIASRKHNQGIQIANMLEATSLAKQPNYAKQLNQTNKNIVFFVGEKDQKFRQMAETHQLPTQIISNVGHNTHRANPQEFVEKLIAFINNQ, from the coding sequence ATGCTCTCATTTCAATGGCACGCAGAATGCGGCACTCCTGTAGTATTTTTACACGGCTTACTCGGCTCTAAACAAGACTGGCAAGCCCTACTTTCGCATTTGCAAAATTTTACTGAAATTCGACCGCTTACTATCGACCTCCCTTTTCACGGCTTAAGCGAACAAATAAATTGCACTGATTTTGCCGAACTACGTACTCAATTGCACACAACGTTTGAAACAGTAATTGGCTCAGAGCCCTTCTATTTAGTTGGCTATTCCTTGGGTGGACGAGCAGCCTTAGATTACATGTTAAACATCGACAATCCAAACTTAGTGGGTGCGATTTTAGAAGGAACAAATATCGGCTTAGACTCTGAAGCTGATAGCCAAATTCGTTGGCAAAATGACTGCAGATGGGCGAACCGTTTTCGCCAAGAACCTATCGAAAACGTGTTACAAGATTGGTATCAACAACCTGTTTTTGCTGATTTAACCGAATCAGACCGAGCGATCTATATTGCTAGCCGAAAGCATAATCAAGGTATACAAATTGCCAATATGCTTGAAGCAACCAGCCTTGCAAAACAGCCAAACTACGCCAAGCAGCTAAACCAAACTAACAAAAATATTGTGTTCTTTGTTGGCGAAAAAGATCAAAAATTCCGCCAAATGGCTGAAACACACCAGCTTCCAACGCAAATTATTTCAAATGTGGGACATAATACACACCGAGCTAACCCACAGGAATTTGTCGAAAAATTGATAGCGTTTATAAATAACCAATAA
- a CDS encoding TRAP transporter substrate-binding protein, with translation MLSKHLKKAIVALTVGAALSFSSLTALANNPIVIKFSHVVANETPKGQGALMFQKLVDERLAGKVKVEVYPNSSLYADGKEMEALLLNNVQMLAPSLAKFDKYTSKIQIFDLPFLFDDIKAVERFEQSEAGKSLLKSMEDKGITGLAYWNNDLKQLSANKELREPKDARGLKFRVQASEVLDAQFKAIKAVPRKMAFGEMYQGLQTGVVNGAENPYSNIYSQKIHEVQKFITESNHGLLSYMVIVNTEFWNKIPEDVRAELSKILDEVSVEVNKQSHELNQSDKKKIVESGASQIIELTAEQREKWREAMRPVWKQFEDAIGADLIKAAEAANKQ, from the coding sequence ATGTTAAGCAAACATCTTAAAAAAGCTATCGTCGCATTAACTGTGGGTGCGGCACTCTCTTTTTCTTCTCTTACGGCACTGGCAAATAATCCGATCGTGATTAAATTCTCTCACGTGGTGGCGAATGAAACCCCGAAAGGTCAGGGGGCGTTGATGTTCCAAAAATTGGTGGATGAACGTTTGGCGGGCAAAGTGAAAGTGGAAGTGTATCCAAACTCGTCGCTTTACGCAGACGGTAAAGAGATGGAAGCATTACTGCTGAATAACGTGCAAATGCTTGCGCCGTCTTTGGCGAAATTTGATAAATACACCTCGAAAATCCAAATTTTCGATCTGCCGTTCCTGTTTGATGACATCAAAGCGGTTGAGCGTTTTGAGCAAAGTGAGGCGGGTAAATCCTTACTGAAATCTATGGAAGACAAAGGTATTACCGGTCTTGCTTACTGGAACAACGATTTGAAACAACTTTCTGCCAACAAAGAGCTACGTGAGCCGAAAGATGCGCGCGGTTTGAAATTCCGAGTACAAGCGTCCGAAGTGCTAGATGCTCAGTTCAAAGCGATTAAAGCTGTGCCACGTAAAATGGCGTTTGGTGAGATGTATCAAGGCTTACAGACCGGCGTGGTAAACGGTGCGGAGAACCCGTACTCTAACATCTACTCACAAAAAATCCACGAAGTGCAAAAATTCATCACTGAATCGAACCACGGTTTGCTCTCCTATATGGTTATTGTGAACACTGAGTTCTGGAACAAAATTCCGGAAGATGTGCGTGCAGAGCTGAGCAAAATCCTAGATGAAGTCTCAGTGGAAGTGAACAAACAGTCGCACGAATTGAACCAGTCTGACAAGAAGAAAATTGTTGAGTCTGGTGCTTCACAAATCATTGAGCTGACTGCTGAACAACGTGAAAAATGGCGTGAAGCAATGCGTCCGGTGTGGAAGCAGTTTGAAGACGCTATCGGTGCAGATTTAATTAAAGCTGCCGAAGCGGCGAATAAACAGTAA
- a CDS encoding TRAP transporter small permease — protein sequence MAALKWFWERLEECFISILLMVMTLVTFFYVVFNNLYNVFFDLAEAVPFTASFAEPLGEWIMETAQEMTWSVALTKACFGWLIFFGASYGVRTAGHIGVDVLVKRFSRSGQKVIGFIAVGACLAYAALIASASYEWISAMYVADIGAEDLHQFHLKQWHIGLIMPVGFALIGIRFIEILVRILRGKQVGLGLADESEDALKLAQGEE from the coding sequence ATGGCTGCATTAAAGTGGTTTTGGGAACGCCTTGAAGAGTGTTTTATCTCAATTTTATTGATGGTAATGACGCTGGTGACGTTCTTTTATGTGGTGTTTAACAACCTCTACAATGTCTTTTTTGATTTGGCGGAAGCGGTGCCGTTTACCGCCTCTTTTGCTGAACCACTCGGTGAGTGGATTATGGAAACGGCACAGGAGATGACTTGGAGTGTCGCACTAACTAAAGCCTGCTTTGGTTGGCTAATCTTCTTCGGTGCGTCTTACGGTGTGCGTACCGCAGGGCATATCGGCGTGGATGTGCTGGTAAAACGTTTCTCCCGTTCAGGGCAGAAAGTGATCGGCTTTATTGCGGTCGGGGCTTGCCTTGCTTATGCGGCACTGATTGCCAGTGCCAGTTATGAATGGATTTCGGCAATGTATGTGGCGGATATTGGGGCGGAAGATTTGCACCAATTCCACCTAAAACAGTGGCATATCGGCTTGATTATGCCGGTCGGTTTTGCCTTAATCGGCATTCGTTTTATTGAAATTTTAGTGCGTATTTTGCGTGGTAAACAGGTCGGCTTAGGCTTGGCAGATGAGAGCGAAGATGCGTTGAAACTGGCACAAGGAGAAGAGTAA
- the menD gene encoding 2-succinyl-5-enolpyruvyl-6-hydroxy-3-cyclohexene-1-carboxylic-acid synthase encodes MNRSSFNRTWAKVILSALMRYGVKHFCIAPGSRSTPLTLEAVQLQQTQYAECHTHFDERGLGFYALGIAKATNSPVAIIVTSGTAVANLYPAVIEASLSHQKLIILSADRPMELIGCGVNQAISQQGIFADYPVASINLPKANEAYNASWLVATIEQACTTQTQQGGVLHINVPFEEPLYEADINEILNTPWLRPIQGWLNNSQTKWIDQQSIQSEVSMHENWDYWRTKRGVIIVGKLPPEQGTGLKTWAETMGWCLLSDVQSCIEASLPYADIWLSNDTVKQRLLQADIVIQFGTQIVSKRVNEFLKAFQGEYWVVDESQNYINPNAHHQTRFIAKAHHFLRVHPPLRQKPWLLEPLALSQFCATFIEQQVGSSLSEASLAHNIQDVLAVNGNLFIGNSLFVRLVDALCKLPEGYPVYTNRGASGIDGLIATMAGVAKGSDRPTVGVVGDISALHDLNSIALLTKITQPTILFVVNNSGGAMFDMLPVDNKAKDQYYRLAHNFEFAQVATMFGIEYIRPFTWADLKTKLKHAYARKGVTLVEIKVNEHDGSNMYKSLLKQISQAEIA; translated from the coding sequence ATGAATAGAAGTTCTTTTAACCGCACTTGGGCAAAAGTAATTTTAAGTGCCTTAATGCGTTATGGCGTCAAACATTTCTGTATTGCCCCCGGCTCTCGCTCAACCCCTTTAACGCTTGAAGCAGTACAACTTCAACAAACACAATATGCTGAATGTCACACCCACTTCGACGAACGAGGATTAGGCTTTTATGCCCTAGGTATTGCTAAAGCAACCAATAGCCCTGTGGCGATTATCGTTACCTCAGGAACCGCGGTCGCTAATTTATATCCTGCAGTTATTGAGGCAAGCCTTAGTCATCAAAAATTAATTATTCTGTCTGCTGATCGTCCCATGGAATTAATCGGCTGTGGCGTTAACCAAGCCATTTCCCAACAAGGCATTTTTGCCGATTATCCGGTAGCAAGTATCAATTTACCTAAAGCCAACGAGGCTTATAATGCAAGTTGGTTGGTTGCAACGATTGAACAGGCTTGTACTACCCAAACGCAACAGGGTGGTGTATTACATATCAATGTCCCGTTTGAAGAACCGCTGTATGAAGCAGATATTAACGAGATTCTTAATACGCCTTGGTTACGTCCGATTCAAGGTTGGTTAAATAATTCACAAACCAAATGGATTGACCAGCAAAGTATCCAAAGTGAAGTTTCTATGCACGAAAATTGGGATTACTGGCGTACAAAACGAGGGGTCATTATTGTTGGCAAACTACCTCCTGAGCAAGGCACCGGCTTAAAAACTTGGGCGGAGACAATGGGCTGGTGCTTGCTAAGTGACGTGCAATCTTGTATTGAAGCAAGCCTACCTTACGCGGATATTTGGCTTTCAAATGACACAGTCAAACAACGTTTATTACAAGCGGATATTGTTATTCAATTCGGTACACAGATTGTCAGTAAACGAGTCAATGAATTTTTAAAAGCCTTCCAAGGTGAATATTGGGTAGTAGATGAATCACAAAATTACATCAATCCAAATGCTCATCATCAAACACGCTTTATCGCCAAAGCCCACCACTTTTTACGAGTGCATCCGCCGCTTCGTCAAAAACCATGGTTACTTGAGCCATTAGCATTATCACAATTCTGCGCTACTTTTATTGAACAACAAGTAGGCAGCAGCTTAAGTGAGGCTTCACTGGCACACAATATTCAAGATGTGTTGGCAGTAAATGGTAACTTATTTATCGGCAACAGTTTATTTGTTCGTTTGGTTGATGCACTATGTAAACTGCCTGAAGGCTATCCGGTTTACACCAACCGTGGTGCCAGCGGTATTGACGGTTTAATTGCGACCATGGCAGGTGTGGCGAAAGGAAGCGATCGACCAACTGTGGGTGTAGTCGGTGATATTTCCGCTCTACATGATCTTAATTCCATTGCTCTTTTAACTAAGATCACTCAACCGACTATCCTATTTGTGGTAAATAATAGCGGCGGAGCCATGTTTGATATGTTACCTGTTGATAACAAAGCAAAAGACCAATATTATCGACTGGCCCACAATTTTGAGTTTGCACAGGTTGCAACTATGTTTGGCATTGAATATATCCGTCCGTTTACTTGGGCAGATTTAAAAACCAAACTCAAACATGCTTATGCGCGTAAAGGTGTTACCTTAGTTGAAATTAAGGTGAACGAACACGATGGCAGTAATATGTATAAATCGCTGCTAAAACAAATTTCACAGGCAGAAATTGCATAA
- a CDS encoding YifB family Mg chelatase-like AAA ATPase translates to MTLAIVYSRASIGVEAPLVTIEVHISNGQPRLTIVGLPEATVKEAGDRVRSALINANFIYPPQRITINLAPADLPKEGGRFDLPIAIGILAASGQIDSDLLKQLEFLGELALTGHLRGVHGTIPAVISADKVKRQMILAKQNANEASLVSNATTYCAGSLLDVVNMLNKRDKLPICQQISQNSAENRPLVNRDLTDIIGQQHAKRALTIAAAGQHNLLFLGPPGTGKTMLASRLADLLPEMSDEEAIETASVTSLVQNELNFHNWKQRPFRAPHHSASMVALVGGGTIPKPGEISLAHNGILFLDELPEFERKVLDALRQPLEAGEIVISRANAKVQFPARFQLIAAMNPSPTGHYQGTHNRTSPQQVMRYLNRLSGPFLDRFDLSIEVPLLPQGALQSGSENRGETTEQVRKRVFLARKMQFQRAGKINSQLTTREIERDCKLSSQDALFLESALTKLGLSVRAYHRILKVSRTIADLAGEEQIQQIHLAEALGYRAMDRLLQRLQGEN, encoded by the coding sequence AGCCGGTGATCGGGTTCGTAGTGCTTTAATCAATGCAAATTTTATCTATCCACCGCAAAGGATTACGATTAACCTTGCGCCTGCTGATTTGCCAAAAGAAGGGGGGAGGTTTGATTTGCCGATTGCTATCGGTATTTTGGCGGCTTCCGGGCAGATAGATTCAGATTTGCTTAAACAGCTTGAATTTTTAGGCGAACTCGCTTTAACTGGGCATTTGCGAGGTGTTCACGGTACTATACCTGCGGTTATTTCTGCTGATAAAGTAAAGCGCCAAATGATTTTAGCTAAGCAAAATGCGAATGAGGCATCTCTGGTGTCAAATGCAACGACTTACTGTGCCGGCTCATTGCTGGATGTAGTAAATATGTTAAATAAGCGCGACAAATTGCCCATTTGTCAGCAAATTTCGCAAAATTCTGCGGAAAATAGACCGCTTGTAAATCGAGACTTAACCGATATTATTGGGCAACAACATGCCAAAAGAGCCTTAACCATTGCCGCGGCAGGGCAACATAATTTATTGTTTCTTGGACCTCCGGGAACAGGCAAGACAATGTTAGCAAGTCGTTTGGCAGATCTATTACCGGAAATGTCGGATGAAGAAGCGATAGAGACGGCTTCTGTCACCAGTCTGGTACAAAATGAGCTAAATTTTCATAATTGGAAGCAACGGCCATTTCGAGCTCCCCATCATAGTGCTTCAATGGTCGCGTTAGTGGGTGGAGGAACGATCCCCAAACCGGGTGAGATTTCACTTGCCCACAATGGCATTCTGTTTTTAGATGAATTACCCGAGTTTGAACGCAAAGTGCTTGATGCGCTACGCCAGCCACTAGAGGCAGGTGAAATTGTGATTTCCAGAGCCAATGCTAAGGTACAATTTCCGGCTCGCTTTCAACTTATTGCAGCGATGAATCCAAGCCCGACAGGGCATTATCAAGGAACCCATAATCGAACTTCTCCACAGCAGGTAATGCGGTATTTAAACCGCCTTTCAGGTCCGTTTCTAGACCGCTTCGATCTCTCGATTGAAGTACCCTTATTACCTCAAGGCGCTTTGCAAAGCGGCTCGGAAAATCGCGGTGAAACCACAGAACAGGTCCGCAAGCGGGTATTTTTAGCAAGAAAAATGCAGTTTCAGCGAGCGGGAAAAATTAATTCACAGCTCACCACCCGAGAAATTGAGCGAGATTGCAAGCTATCTTCACAAGATGCACTATTTTTAGAATCGGCTCTGACAAAATTAGGCTTATCGGTACGGGCTTATCATAGAATTTTAAAAGTCTCACGCACCATTGCTGATTTAGCCGGTGAGGAGCAGATTCAGCAAATTCATCTGGCAGAAGCCCTAGGTTATCGGGCGATGGATAGATTATTGCAGCGGTTGCAAGGTGAGAATTAG